ACTTCTCAAGCATTATCCAAAGGTTTCAAACAGGCAATCCAtgttctcctgtttttccttctcttccttttcctcttattCTGCTTTCAAATTCTCTCTGAATaacttctttcatctcatcatacattttttcacgctcttcatcatctacagagctagttggcatataaacttttacaatGGTAGTGTTGTGCACCACACTATTCatggtagcttacctgcattcctattttcttattcattattaggttATTCCTGaattacttctatttgattttgtattcataaccctgtactcacctgactgcAAACTTACTCATCCAGGAAccaaacttcactagttcccactgcatctaacttcgatctattcatttctctttttgaattttctaaccctacctacccaattaagggatctagcaTTCGACAATCTGATCCATAGAATAACAGTTTATTTTCCTAATGACATCTCTTTAAGAGTCCCTACCAGATGATCTGAATGGAAGACTATTTTGCCTCCAGATTTTACCACAGAGGATATCATCATTTATACATACAGTAGATACACAGGCTCTTGGCAAATgtaacagctgtagtttcctcttgctttcagctattcACACTACCAGCATAGCATGGCCATGTCGGCTAGCATTACAAGACCAAATAAATAAATCAGCCAGACTCccatccctgcaactactgaaaaaggctGCTGCTTCATTTCATGAAACATATGTTTACCTGGCATCTCCAGGGGTATCCCTCCAATACAGTTGCACCTACAATATGGCCATCCCACCTCAGCAAGGACCATTGCTGGTGGCGATGGAATACAACTAAAGAATGCACAATATATAGCCTATAAAAGAAAGATGGGAAGAACAGTTCTAAACTGTTTTTCAGTGCCTGCTGGATTACAGTAGTCTAGATAAAATCTGATTTGAAAATTATATGATATTCCACACTTCCATAATAAGCAGATCAATGAACAATATAACAGTTTCAGAAATAACACACTTAGAAGCAATTATGTAGCTCTGGCTGCTGACACGAAGTAGGGGCCTATATAATATTTGGATACAGAGCAATTTGCTTTCCAATGCAAAATCCAGAAACTGATGGTACAGTCATCTTCCCGCAGAAAAGTATAGTCTTAATTTGTTCATATGTCATGTCTTACATAACGCAACAAACTAAACTGATCTACATTACTGTCTCAAAATAAAATGAGGAAACTTTGTTTACTTTACAAAAGGGCAGTCATCCTCtgcagatagttttactgttggaaGCAAATAGTTCTCAATATTGATAAATAAACAACGAAGATCGTGTCATCAAAACAATGTACTTACAAATGTAATAAGCGCCATACTGCGGATTTCTAAGCTCTCTTTCAAGAAATGAAAGGTTTTCTTTCGTTGGTCGGATAAATACTAtacacttcaagtgtctcattggttcataggcgcttccagaatcAATCCTTTCGAACAGGTACACCTCTTTCCTTAGTATCTCCGACTGCCCGAATACCATGCTCACGATTCCAGTCTGGGAACACATATACGACAGAGGTAAGCTCCAAAAGTAAGTAGCCGATTATTCAATGTTTACCAAGCGCCAGTAAATATACCGTGTGTTTGTCcatcagaagtattttcattcctgGGCCACTTTCTTCAGTCATTCGCGTAATGTATAGCCTAACAGCTGCAACGacgttcatttttattaaattattacaatTATATACTTGTATACAAGAAACTACGAACTCAACATCATCACAGCTCATAACATCCGCTCCCACTCACGATCTGTCATTATTGTTGATATCGCTGAAGACCTTTGAGGCGGTAGAAGTGCTTTGGCTGGGCATATATTGATGTATAAAAATACACCTCCGTAAGTTTCCGTTTTCCGAAGGATAATATAAAGTTAATATTGAGCCACACGCAAGAAAATGTGGTAGACTAGTCATTCAAGTGTTGCTGTATTTATATTCATGTAAGGTAAGAAAagaatttgttttattgtttctagCACAATACTTCCGTGTTGCGTGTTTACAAATGCGCCCTATAAGTAATGTTTTTAATACCAACGTGCATTATTCGGCTAGTGTTACTTGAATGTAATTATGATATCTGTAATTATTTTGTTGGTCACATGTAGTACCGTTTGCCAGTTAGGAAAGTAGGCCTACCATTTCCCACtgcaaaatatcttttttttttttttaggtgcagTAACAGCTCTACTTCTTTTCACTGAAGATTATTGAATATGGATGGTCAGCAAGTGTGTAATGATTCGAAGCTGTACAAAAAATCCACAtcgaaagaagagaagaaaaacaaCGTATTGCAACTGTGGGGAAACGAACGTACAATGAATTTAAACCCACTCATCTTGGAAAACATACGAACTTCGTATTACTTTAAAGTGAATCTTCGCAAGTTGAAAACGTACCACGAAGTCGtcgatgaaatttattacagagttGGTCACCTAGAACCGTGGGAAAAAGGAAGCCGAAACACAACTGGGTTAACGGCACTGTGTGGAGGTGTTAGAGGGGTTGGTGCGGGAGGGATTGTATCATCAGCTTACTGCTTACTGTATAAAATGTTTACGTTAAAAATGACTCGAAAACAGGTCAATGGTTTGATTACTCACCCTGATTCCCCTTACATTAGAGGTTTAGGTTTTATGTATATCAGATACACACAGCCTCCACAAGACTTATGGGAATGGTTCGAGCCATTTTTAAACGACAAAGAAGAAATTGATGTAAAGGCAGGAGGGGGCCACGTTATGACAATAGGAGATATGTTAAAAAGATTTCTGACAAAACTGCAATGGTTTTCCACATTCTTTCCACGAATTCCGCAGCCAATACAACAGACGATCGATAGGAAATTACCGGTACTGACGACAAGGACACGAAACGAATTTCGGGGCAATGGAACGACTCGGCGTAATTCTTTTAAGGAATATCATACAGCTGCAAAAGTAGAAAAGGGAAAGACCGCCATTTCCTCGAATTCGTGTAATTCAGAGAAAGAAAGTTCAGCTAGTTCCAAGAAAAGGCGACATTCATTTGAATACAACGTCCAGAATACAAATAGAAGAGCAAAGGAAAGAAGGTGTAATTAATAAtgtataaattaatgaaaaattttgctGTCACATTTCGTTGCACTGTGAACATGTAAAGGGCTCATTTGACAATTTAAAGACATATACTTTGGCAATGACCAAGTGAATTACTTGCGCTCGATATTGAAAGTAAATAGAACTATATTCTTGAAAGCCTAAAGAAAATAAGTGTTGTCACTGTTGACTGTAGTGGGGATTTAATTCCCGTACTAGGAAATTGTgttgtttttttacaaacatttgtagAGAAATAATGCTGTTGGCTGAAGCCAGAACATGACATTGTaagtttttttgcaataaatatctgACTCATTGAAAGCGCCGGTATACAACTTTGTTTTAAGCTAGTGTGGACTTgtttgttctaacaaacaatgcAGATGCAGATTGGGAGATAAGAGATGTTACCGCAAATAGGTTATTCAGAATTGTGTTCTTTTTATGGTGCTTCAAATATGCTGTAGTCTTTATAACGTTACACCTGCAATCCTATATAGCGCTCATCCTCCCCAGGTCCTAAGTTTGGTATCTGGATGCATAAATTCATCAGGCAAAATATTAAATATCTCACGTATTTACTACGTCCAAAATGTGATAATTGCTCCCACAGGTACTGCTGAGTGCTTCATACACTAACGGCGCATTTATCTCAGTCTTTTGGCAATTTTTTAGTCTTCCTGTAACAGCTATTAGGCCCTATGTGTTACCTATTAGTTCGCACGTGGAGTAAAAACAATCAGCGCATTTGCCAACAAAACATGTTACCATGTATCCATGTCTAATTTTTTGAACTGTGTTTGAAAATTCAGTCCATATCGTAGCTGTACACAAAATAACAACGCATTTATGCCGTGTGCTCTGACATTCAGCGTTATCTATGcttaattttgttcaaaaaatgctgaACAGGAGGGGATAAATAACTTCAAAATTTCCTAGCACGACTGAATTAGGCCTACAGTACTAGGGGAATGTATTTCCCGACATTGTGAATTACGTTTAGTAAGCTGTACATTATATTTACCCTACAAAATGGTACATAAGTTTTATTGTTAAACTGGAATCTGATTCATGCCGATATGTATTCAGACGACAAT
The genomic region above belongs to Schistocerca americana isolate TAMUIC-IGC-003095 chromosome 7, iqSchAmer2.1, whole genome shotgun sequence and contains:
- the LOC124622929 gene encoding pre-mRNA-splicing factor 38B-like, whose protein sequence is MDGQQVCNDSKLYKKSTSKEEKKNNVLQLWGNERTMNLNPLILENIRTSYYFKVNLRKLKTYHEVVDEIYYRVGHLEPWEKGSRNTTGLTALCGGVRGVGAGGIVSSAYCLLYKMFTLKMTRKQVNGLITHPDSPYIRGLGFMYIRYTQPPQDLWEWFEPFLNDKEEIDVKAGGGHVMTIGDMLKRFLTKLQWFSTFFPRIPQPIQQTIDRKLPVLTTRTRNEFRGNGTTRRNSFKEYHTAAKVEKGKTAISSNSCNSEKESSASSKKRRHSFEYNVQNTNRRAKERRCN